The following proteins are encoded in a genomic region of Methylobacterium tardum:
- a CDS encoding MucR family transcriptional regulator: MSDVNASGSLDAIKLADGIVAAYVSNNAVRAADLPELIGSVHAAIVGLSRGGSTTVASASAAAPAVERPSAAQIRKSVRDDGLISFIDGKTYKTLKRHLTGHGLDPKSYRERYGLPADYPMVAPSYAAQRSALAKAIGLGRPGAMAEREQADTGGRKAA; encoded by the coding sequence ATGTCAGACGTCAACGCGAGCGGTTCGCTCGACGCCATTAAACTCGCCGACGGGATCGTCGCCGCTTACGTCTCCAACAACGCCGTCCGCGCCGCAGACCTGCCCGAGCTGATCGGAAGCGTCCACGCGGCAATCGTCGGCCTCAGTCGAGGTGGCAGTACGACCGTTGCGTCTGCATCTGCGGCTGCGCCGGCCGTAGAACGCCCGAGCGCGGCTCAGATCCGCAAGTCGGTCCGGGACGACGGTCTCATCAGCTTCATCGACGGCAAGACCTATAAGACGCTCAAGCGCCACCTGACCGGTCACGGGCTTGACCCGAAGAGCTACCGCGAGCGTTATGGCCTACCGGCCGACTACCCGATGGTCGCCCCGAGTTACGCCGCCCAGCGCTCGGCGCTCGCCAAGGCGATCGGGCTCGGTCGTCCCGGTGCGATGGCCGAACGCGAGCAGGCTGATACCGGCGGCCGCAAGGCGGCGTAG
- a CDS encoding IS5 family transposase, protein MSPARKPYPSDVSDEEWALVAPYLTLLREDAGQREHALREVFNGLRYVVRSGCPWRLMPHDLPPWFVVYQQAQRWLSAGCFEQLAEDLRAVLRMAAGRAPEPSAAVLDSRTLRSSPESGERAGYDGAKRKKGSKLHMAVDTLGHLLALHVTPADADDRAQVGRLAKAVQAATGESVEVAFADQGYTGEKPATAAREHGIELEVVKLPEAKRGFVLLPRRWVVERSFAWATRFRRLVKDYERYASTLADLHLVAFVCLMLRQAAQLATGS, encoded by the coding sequence ATGAGCCCTGCCCGCAAGCCGTATCCGTCCGACGTTTCCGATGAGGAGTGGGCGCTGGTCGCGCCCTACCTGACGCTGCTGCGCGAGGATGCCGGTCAGCGCGAGCACGCGTTGCGCGAGGTGTTCAACGGGCTGCGCTACGTCGTCAGGAGCGGCTGCCCGTGGCGGCTGATGCCGCATGATCTGCCGCCTTGGTTTGTCGTGTATCAGCAGGCCCAGCGCTGGCTATCAGCTGGCTGCTTCGAGCAACTGGCCGAGGATCTGCGCGCGGTGCTGCGCATGGCTGCAGGCCGGGCCCCGGAGCCGAGCGCGGCCGTGCTCGACAGCCGGACTTTGCGCTCCTCGCCCGAGAGCGGCGAGCGGGCCGGCTACGATGGGGCCAAGCGCAAGAAGGGCTCGAAGCTGCACATGGCGGTGGACACCCTCGGCCATCTCCTGGCGCTGCACGTCACGCCCGCCGATGCCGATGATCGGGCCCAGGTGGGCCGGCTCGCCAAGGCCGTGCAGGCAGCCACCGGTGAGAGCGTCGAGGTCGCCTTCGCCGATCAGGGCTATACCGGTGAGAAGCCGGCCACGGCAGCCCGCGAGCACGGCATCGAACTGGAGGTGGTGAAGCTGCCAGAGGCCAAGCGCGGCTTCGTGCTGCTCCCACGCCGTTGGGTCGTGGAGCGCTCCTTTGCCTGGGCGACCCGCTTCCGCAGGCTCGTCAAAGATTACGAGCGCTATGCCAGCACCCTGGCAGACCTGCACCTCGTCGCTTTCGTCTGCCTCATGCTCAGACAGGCCGCTCAACTGGCCACAGGTTCATAA
- a CDS encoding HD domain-containing phosphohydrolase: MRVRAQATSPYLDRLYGAAIPDLVRLVTICDIYGALIEHRPYKTALDATEAYRILAGMAGKLDPDPVRAFQPIALAAATADLKTAA; the protein is encoded by the coding sequence TTGCGCGTTCGCGCTCAGGCCACGTCGCCGTACCTAGACCGGCTGTACGGCGCTGCGATCCCGGATCTCGTACGACTGGTCACGATCTGCGACATCTACGGCGCGCTGATCGAGCATCGGCCGTACAAGACCGCCCTGGACGCTACCGAGGCCTACAGGATCCTGGCCGGCATGGCAGGCAAGCTCGACCCCGATCCGGTCCGCGCTTTCCAGCCGATCGCCCTCGCCGCTGCCACGGCAGATCTGAAAACGGCAGCCTGA
- a CDS encoding Crp/Fnr family transcriptional regulator, producing the protein MALTTCILGEIPCKILFADGALKPDWAEFVFRILGRESAITAERIVSLGRRSAFEAAAHLFCELFARMDAVGLADETHCPFGLTQVDLADVLDITSVHVTRTMRDLRSRGLVRVRGMVATILVHGALAKVADFDPTYLHMQEPADVRPIASGLRATARRSAPLPSGPELASQSV; encoded by the coding sequence GTGGCACTCACCACCTGCATCCTCGGTGAGATCCCATGCAAGATCCTGTTCGCCGACGGCGCATTGAAACCGGACTGGGCGGAGTTCGTCTTTCGAATCCTCGGTCGTGAAAGCGCGATCACCGCCGAGCGGATCGTCAGCTTGGGCCGTCGCTCGGCCTTTGAGGCCGCCGCCCATCTGTTCTGTGAACTCTTTGCGCGCATGGACGCCGTCGGTCTAGCGGATGAGACGCACTGCCCCTTCGGCCTCACCCAGGTCGATCTTGCCGACGTGCTCGACATAACCTCGGTTCACGTCACTCGCACGATGCGGGATCTGCGCAGTCGTGGCTTGGTGCGGGTCCGCGGCATGGTCGCGACGATCCTTGTTCACGGCGCGCTCGCCAAAGTTGCAGACTTCGACCCGACCTACCTTCACATGCAGGAACCGGCAGACGTTCGCCCGATCGCATCGGGCCTCCGCGCCACCGCGCGCAGGTCTGCGCCGCTGCCGTCCGGGCCAGAACTGGCTTCGCAGTCGGTCTGA
- a CDS encoding response regulator: MAIDDLVLMDVEMPVMNGVTAMRQICALYGPVRDVPIVAMTAHVLPDQVERLLTAGADDYIGKPFNRAQLRDVIVRCLDDRPKRAPAAA; this comes from the coding sequence GTGGCGATCGATGACCTCGTGCTCATGGACGTGGAGATGCCAGTCATGAATGGCGTCACGGCCATGCGCCAGATCTGCGCCCTATACGGTCCCGTGCGCGACGTGCCGATCGTCGCGATGACCGCACACGTGCTCCCCGATCAGGTAGAGCGCCTGCTCACTGCCGGCGCGGACGACTACATCGGCAAACCGTTCAACCGCGCCCAGCTGCGCGACGTCATCGTGCGGTGCCTCGATGATCGTCCAAAGCGCGCGCCGGCTGCGGCCTAG